The following proteins come from a genomic window of Populus nigra chromosome 6, ddPopNigr1.1, whole genome shotgun sequence:
- the LOC133695936 gene encoding patatin-like protein 2, translating into MANMQTPRSPLQLPTRGNQITVLSIDGGGIRGIIPGTILAFLESELQKLDSADARLADYFDVISGTSTGGLVTAMLAAPNKQNRPLFAAKDINDFYLENCPKIFPQDSSTFASAANLVKTLRGPKYDGKFLHSVVKEKLGDTWLHQTLTNIVIPTFDIKRLQPTIFSSYNVKNSPSTDALLSDICIGTSAAPTYLPAHYFETKDPSGKVRDFNLIDGGVAANNPTLVAISEVSKAINREGPDSYRMNPMEYGRFLVLSLGTGTAKSEEKYDAEEAAKWGLLGWLTSDHSTPLVDVFTQASADMVDFHISTVFQALNSEENYLRIQDDTLTGTLSSVDVATKENLENLVKVGEELLKKPVSRVNLATGVFEPINKMTNEEALRKLAKLLSREKRLREAKSAVGN; encoded by the exons atggcTAACATGCAAACTCCAAGATCTCCCCTTCAACTTCCAACTCGTGGAAACCAGATCACTGTTCTTAGCATCGATGGAGGTGGAATAAGAGGCATTATACCAGGAACTATCCTTGCCTTTTTAGAGTCTGAGCTACAG AAGCTGGATAGTGCAGATGCAAGGCTTGCGGATTACTTTGATGTGATTTCAGGGACTAGCACTGGCGGCCTCGTGACGGCTATGCTAGCTGCACCGAATAAACAAAACCGCCCTTTGTTTGCTGCTAAAGACATCAACGACTTCTACCTTGAGAACTGCCCTAAAATATTTCCTCAAGACAG CTCTACATTTGCCTCGGCTGCAAATCTGGTAAAGACACTGAGAGGACCAAAGTATGATGGTAAATTCTTGCATAGTGTTGTCAAGGAAAAGTTGGGAGATACATGGTTGCACCAGACATTGACAAATATTGTGATCCCTACTTTTGACATCAAGCGCCTCCAGCCAACTATCTTTTCTAGCTATAATGTAAAGAATAGCCCATCAACGGATGCCCTTTTGTCTGATATCTGCATTGGAACTTCAGCTGCCCCGACTTATCTTCCTGCCCATTATTTTGAAACCAAGGATCCATCTGGCAAAGTTAGAGATTTCAATCTTATTGATGGTGGTGTGGCAGCAAACAATCCA ACTTTAGTTGCCATCAGTGAAGTTTCAAAAGCAATCAATCGGGAGGGACCTGACTCCTACCGCATGAACCCAATGGAATATGGCCGATTTCTAGTCCTGTCCCTGGGCACTGGTACAGCAAAATCAGAAGAAAAGTATGATGCAGAAGAAGCAGCTAAATGGGGTCTCTTGGGTTGGTTGACTAGTGATCATTCTACTCCATTAGTGGATGTTTTCACACAAGCTAGTGCTGACATGGTTGATTTTCATATTTCCACTGTTTTTCAAGCCCTCAACTCGGAGGAAAACTATCTTCGAATTCAG GATGACACATTGACCGGAACACTTTCATCTGTGGATGTTGCCACGAAAGAGAATTTGGAGAATCTTGTGAAAGTGGGCGAGGAATTGTTGAAGAAGCCAGTTTCAAGGGTGAATTTGGCTACCGGAGTCTTTGAACCTATCAATAAGATGACCAATGAAGAGGCTCTCAGAAA GTTGGCTAAATTACTCTCGAGGGAGAAGCGTCTTCGTGAGGCTAAGTCAGCTGTTGGAAATTAA
- the LOC133697326 gene encoding patatin-like protein 2, whose amino-acid sequence MQTPSSPPQPPTHVNQITILSIDGGGIRGLIPGTILAFLESELQKLDGADARLADYFDVISGTSTGGLVTAMLAAPNKQNRPLFAAKDINDFYLENCPNIFPQDGSPFASAANLVKTLRGPKYDGNFLHSIVKEKLGNTPLHQTLTNIVIPTFDIKRLQPTIFSTYQVKNNPSTDALLSDICIGTSAAPTYLPAHYFETKDPSGKVREFNLIDGGVAANNPTLVAISEVSKAINGEGPDSFRMNPMEYGRFLVLSLGTGTAKSEEKYDAEEAAKWGLLGWFTSDHSTPLVDVFTQASADMVDFHISTVFQALNCEENYLRIQDDTLTGTLSSVDVATKENLENLVKVGEELLKKPVSRVNLATGVFEPINKMTNEEALRKLAKLLSREKHLREAKSAVGN is encoded by the exons ATGCAAACTCCATCATCACCTCCTCAACCTCCAACACATGTAAACCAAATCACCATTCTTAGCATCGATGGAGGTGGAATAAGAGGCCTTATACCAGGAACTATCCTTGCCTTTTTAGAGTCTGAGCTTCAG AAGCTGGATGGTGCAGATGCTAGGCTTGCGGATTACTTTGATGTTATTTCAGGAACTAGCACTGGCGGCCTCGTGACGGCTATGCTAGCTGCACCGAATAAGCAAAACCGCCCTTTGTTTGCTGCTAAAGACATTAATGACTTCTATCTTGAGAACTGCCCTAACATATTTCCCCAAGACGG CTCTCCGTTTGCCTCGGCTGCAAATCTCGTCAAGACATTGAGAGGACCAAAATATGATGGGAATTTCTTGCATAGCATTGTCAAGGAAAAGTTGGGAAATACACCGTTGCACCAGACATTGACAAATATTgtgatcccaacttttgacatcAAGCGCCTCCAGCCAACTATCTTTTCTACCTATCAGGTGAAGAATAACCCATCAACGGATGCCCTTTTGTCCGATATCTGCATTGGAACTTCAGCTGCCCCAACTTATCTCCCTGCCCATTATTTTGAAACCAAAGATCCATCAGGCAAAGTTAGAGAATTCAATCTTATTGATGGTGGTGTGGCAGCAAACAATCCA ACTTTAGTTGCCATCAGTGAAGTTTCAAAAGCAATCAACGGGGAGGGACCTGACTCCTTCCGCATGAACCCAATGGAATATGGCCGATTTCTAGTCCTGTCCCTGGGCACTGGAACAGCAAAATCAGAAGAAAAGTATGATGCAGAAGAAGCAGCTAAATGGGGTCTCTTGGGATGGTTTACTAGTGATCATTCTACTCCATTAGTGGATGTTTTCACACAAGCTAGTGCTGACATGGTTGATTTTCATATTTCCACTGTTTTTCAAGCCCTTAACTGTGAAGAAAATTATCTTCGAATTCAG GATGACACATTGACCGGAACGCTTTCATCTGTGGATGTTGCCACGAAAGAGAATTTGGAGAATCTTGTGAAAGTGGGCGAGGAATTGTTGAAGAAGCCAGTTTCAAGGGTGAATTTGGCTACTGGAGTCTTTGAACCTATCAATAAAATGACTAATGAGGAGGCTCTCAGAAA GTTGGCTAAATTACTCTCGAGGGAAAAGCATCTTCGCGAGGCTAAGTCAGCTGTTGGAAATTAA